From a region of the Besnoitia besnoiti strain Bb-Ger1 chromosome I, whole genome shotgun sequence genome:
- a CDS encoding hypothetical protein (encoded by transcript BESB_004190) gives MAPAGGVVSASPPRTAAGAPRLVTGAPVGSVRPGKVKLGGKNAAEDSNKVPKGQKRPALAWKPKKRAASSTQLGLDVQAGNPATNPTTSMLQQTPEDIQLALGFSASVDDAISSQDPNTLLEDYESEDCGTEFEEQQTRAQTNGSSDVEYCSLDNGRKSTATTDGSLSAVASRETSFPPESRSVSALIVEDISEAEKMETAEFDAPGMSAALRCYAEEPEYPRSNATDASLQSHSSRLSEEVLAQLNQAQKSITSSTSRAQLLLDQRPEDGTVQDAQNLDYLNASCAQSGGLRLEDVLQFQGPLSPHREDDEVSFELSEDSGGSERGLLTEAEDNEIWRAIEAEGSSQVVDQQSGGVFFVPPHVEQSQESGKLSVSGATPGPMQQSLIVEERRGSNDEPFLLQPHADNPTADSQGHQNRQETSGSTPAGASPSLKKPKPKQKESGSSPACGRAASSVLVAGPAAVHPAKPVNHNVPRNLRGAGGALVGRVPKAAATLSSPAPVPLARAPSPQERPQPSRARFAVCPSSGAPGRVSAVQLIKQISGAATGCVSGSPRRGPSWNELPPAARAQIIEILQQQRIILTSRAQIKKAVDAIRRACAGKAPRVSASESTPASRQSSRASERSGAAVRRHTPGAGSLASLTPSCSASQPRQPLHQTAAGRGSLGARSRAVLGPSQGGRMQSGRSLRRSVSEQQTSTPSTEIGARSLGGARGRGTVGVPAAGRTRSGSRLLCPHGLRYKSLCAFCGSHDSTPNSIASRGFAQVTVASQMYEKAARKKSSSIVVNCASRGRPWSSVTAAPNNTSSVTTLASDSVNAARQSVGAASCVSTSTAMSRTSVGSKSLDSSLDLLPGGRSIGAPRGRSRCPRRASSGTKTSKTPQEVPPVFLRLWENALEKQRARTEDLPAGKSTNSGVPRHSVAASSAVSGAAASRRCLSDGPVMEAFGGASRGLGAGLGPAAEGAARCARTVAPAKGPSSSAPVAQHQPLAASVGEVNVSATANPQRQQARLANVSMQTPLYAAPDHQRPVQTLPAGTPAYHDGRPFIPQMHGQQPVVASKSLGTAFFPANQAPFFPQGARTPPPSCASLSTALAAPHGQLTGPLPIANHHATPSFAANGDMPHPSALYALPPYPNPGMAMPVPGPSSAATAYGASVSAPFRSVPPVAPNAFLQNPTPAFPMYPPRAPNGASPMSAFTLPQTSQMFAGATSQSAFYPAPQAFPTATERGQGGGERPTAAQGDGKAEASAAGTESGMEQDPAAGLSAFCISNLHIASRPIPRAVAAKRHPSVASSKKGEASGVSPVRSDRSKTVKTPKGCAWQLDKQAVAAVGVAKPNKEAPGKAAEQVTPAQSNGMDLTASGSYMDLQTQSQTNQTEELTRQQAWQAAWQRQLAQWQQPSSAVAESQEDGAAAREPSPFALPQSAGNPPMSTNIPRSPIGQQRAQEGLPAGNADGTLATTSAGIPHILSFSSCAPLRASPSPQRAGSPSFAFPNPAGGSSPPWSSPLSPAPTALSPFATNPGVAPASPPSPIQSPQTKWTPAQASPPAESQESASGGWPEAAEAIAISIAEENGGYRLNDEAEKGVDETTHFGLFRRSARPSVAPPQHSRSPAPVRPPQKNGAYVAPQSVPAAKAGLLFCSSSAGDAQKGQSGPVVPSGVSHSKSGLVMFAMGGRRGENQVSGMVSMQHRPRVNVRGPSGLAEVHAIQGLQRQFAPPAFSRTRPLKSQGHAAGIPGGERMASSNLSRVASAADGRGVSLHN, from the exons aTGGCGCCCGCTGGCGGTGTggtctcggcgtcgccgccgcggaccgcggccggcgcgccgcgcctggtAACGGGTGCTCCAGTCGGGAGCGTTCGGCCTGGCAAGGTCAAGTTGGGCGGGAAAAACGCTGCAGAGGACTCCAACAAGGTTCCAAAGGGTCAAAAGAGGCCCGCTCTGGCGTGGAAACCGAAAAAACGTGCTGCGTCTTCGACGCAACTCGGCCTCGATGTTCAAGCAGGTAACCCAGCTACGAACCCTACTACTAGCATGCTTCAGCAAACCCCCGAGGACATTCAACTCGCCTTGGGGTTCTCCGCCAGCGTCGACGACGCAATCTCGTCTCAAGATCCCAACACGCTGCTGGAAGACTATGAGTCTGAAGACTGCGGCACGGAGTTCGAAGAGCAGCAAACTCGCGCGCAGACCAACGGTAGCTCGGATGTGGAATACTGCAGTCTAGACAACGGAAGGAAATCGACTGCCACGACTGATGGAAGCCTTTCCGCGGTTGCTTCGAGGGAAACGTCTTTCCCGCCCGAGAGCCGAAGCGTCAGCGCCCTCATCGTCGAGGACATCAGCGAAGCCGAAAAGATGGAAACCGCCGAGTTCGACGCCCCAGGCATGTCtgcagcgctgcgctgctACGCGGAAGAACCCGAGTACCCGCGAAGCAACGCTACCGACGCGAGTTTGCAAAGCCACTCCAGTCGCCTCTCCGAGGAAGTCCTCGCGCAACTCAACCAGGCGCAGAAATCTATCACCTCGAGCaccagccgcgcgcagcttctgctGGATCAGCGCCCCGAGGACGGAACCGTGCAAGATGCGCAAAACTTGGACTACTTGAACGCCTCCTGCGCCCAaagcggcggcctccgtctGGAAGACGTGCTTCAGTTTCAGGGGCCGCTCTCCCCCCAtcgcgaggacgacgaagtcAGTTTCGAGCTCTCTGAAGAttccggcggcagcgaaagaGGCCTCTTGACCGAAGCTGAAGATAATGAGATCTGGCGCGCAATCGAAGCCGAGGGCAGCAGCCAAGTCGTCGACCAGCAGTCTGGTGGTGTCTTTTTCGTCCCTCCGCACGTGGAGCAAAGTCAGGAAAGCGGCAAGCTATCCGTCAGTGGCGCAACACCAGGCCCCATGCAACAGTCGCTCATCGTcgaggagcgccgcggcagcaatGATGAACCTTTTCTACTGCAACCACACGCTGACAACCCTACGGCCGACTCTCAGGGGCACCAAAATCGACAGGAGACCTCCGGAAGCACTCCCGCCGGCGCATCGCCGTCGCTGAAAAAGCCGAAGCCCAAGCAGAAAGAGTCTGGCTCATCCCCCGcttgcggccgcgcagcctcttcaGTTCTAGTGGCGGGGCCTGCGGCAGTGCATCCTGCAAAGCCTGTCAACCACAATGTGCCACGCAACCTCcggggcgcaggcggagcgcTAGTAGGTCGCGTcccgaaggccgccgcgacgctgagCAGTCCAGCGCCCGTTCCCCTTGCCCGcgctccgtcgccgcaggaAAGGCCGCAGCCGTCTAGGGCGCGTTTTGCTGTGTGCCCTTCCTCCGGTGCCCCTGGCCGCGTGTCCGCTGTGCAACTCATCAAGCAGATCAGCGGTGCCGCGACCGGGTGTGTGAGCGGgtcgccgcgacgaggacCGTCTTGGAATGAactgccgcctgcagcccgcgCACAGATCATTGAAATCCTTCAGCAGCAACGCATCATCTTGACGAGTCGCGCTCAAATCAAAAAGGCCGTGGACGCGAtccggcgcgcgtgcgccgggAAGGCGCCTCGGGTCTCGGCTTCGGAGTCCACTCCGGCAAGCCGCCAGAGCTCACGAGCAAGCGAGcgcagcggagccgcagTCCGGAGGCATACCCCAGGCGCAGGTTCGCTCGCCTCTTTGACGCCGTCGTGCTCCGCGTCCCAACCCCGTCAGCCGCTGCACCAGACCGCGGCAGGTCGCGGTTCGCTAGGTGCTCGCAGTCGAGCCGTTCTCGGCCCTTCGCAGGGaggacgcatgcagagcggccgcagcctgaGACGGAGTGTCTCCGAGCAGCAAACAAGCACTCCATCGACGGAAATTGGGGCCCGCTCGCTGGGGGGCgcccgaggccgcgggaCTGTCGGCGTGCCTGCAGCCGGAAGGACGCGGAGCGGCAGCCGGCTGCTGTGTCCCCACGGTCTCCGCTACAAGAGCTTGTGCGCGttctgcggcagccacgaTTCCACTCCCAACTCGATCGCTTCGCGGGGCTTTGCGCAGGTCACCGTCGCCAGTCAGATGTACGAGAAAGCGGCGCGGAAAAAGTCCAGCTCTATCGTCGTCAactgcgccagccgcggcagacCCTGGTCCTCCGTCACGGCCGCCCCCAATAACACTTCATCTGTCACGACTCTTGCCTCGGACTCTGTGAACGCTGCCAGACAAAGCGTGGGTGCCGCGTCGTGCGTCTCCACCAGCACTGCGATGAGCCGCACGAGCGTCGGGAGCAAG AGCCTCGACTCCAGCCTAGACCTTCTGCCCGGCGGTCGGAGCATCGGCGCACCCCGCGGCAGGAGCAGGTGCCCCCGTCGTGCCTCGTCGGGCACCAAGACGTCGAAGACTCCACAAGAAGTCCCTCCAGTCTTTCTCCGCCTGTGGGAGAACGCTCTCGAGAAACAGCGTGCCCGCACCGAGGATCTGCCTGCCGGCAAGTCGACGAACTCAGGCGTTCCCCGCCACTCCGTGGCAGCATCCTCAGCAGTTTCTGGCGCCGCAGCATCCCGGCGGTGTCTGAGTGACGGTCCCGTAATGGAAGCTTTCGGAGGTGCGTCGCGGGGGCTTGGCGCAGGCCTGGGTCCTGCAGCTGAAGGTGCAGCTCGGTGCGCACGAACTGTCGCGCCCGCGAAAGGCCCCTCGAGCTCGGCTCCAGTTGCTCAGCACCAGCCGCTCGCTGCAAGCGTAGGTGAAGTGAACGTGTCTGCCACGGCCAACCCCCAGCGCCAGCAAGCCAGGCTCGCCAACGTGTCGATGCAG ACACCGCTCTACGCCGCACCGGATCACCAGCGCCCCGTTCAGACGCTTCCCGCCGGGACTCCTGCGTACCATGATGGCCGCCCGTTCATTCCGCAGATGCATGGTCAACAGCCCGTCGTTGCCTCCAAATCCCTCGGCACTGCTTTCTTCCCTGCGAATCAAGCACCGTTCTTCCCTCAGGGTGCCCGTACTCCCCCCCCTTCCTGTGCCTCTCTGTCTACAGCACTTGCAGCCCCCCACGGACAACTGACCGGACCCTTGCCGATTGCAAACCATCACGCGACTCCGAGCTTCGCCGCCAACGGCGACATGCCTCATCCTTCGGCTCTGTACGCTTTGCCGCCTTACCCAAATCCGGGTATGGCGATGCCCGTCCCTGGTCCGTCCTCGGCAGCTACGGCCTATGGCGCCTCGGTTTCGGCGCCTTTTCGAAGTGTGCCTCCTGTCGCGCCCAACGCTTTCCTTCAGAATCCGACTCCAGCGTTCCCCATGTATCCTCCGCGTGCTCCAAACGGCGCTTCACCCATGAGTGCTTTCACTCTTCCCCAGACTTCACAGATGTTCGCCGGCGCGACTTCTCAATCCGCGTTCTACCCCGCTCCTCAGGCCTTCCCCACGGCGACTGAGCGCGGacaaggaggcggagagaggccgaCAGCGGCTCAAGGAGACGGAAAAGCTGAAGCGAGTGCGGCGGGTACCGAGAGTGGCATGGAACAAGATCCCGCAGCaggcctctccgcgttctGCATAAGCAACCTGCATATCGCGTCCCGTCCCATTCCGCGCGCCGTTGCCGCGAAGCGTCATCCTTCGGTCGCATCCAGCAAAAAAGGAGAGGCCTCTGGCGTTTCACCGGTTCGTTCTGACCGCTCGAAGACCGTGAAGACTCCAAAGGGCTGCGCATGGCAGCTAGACAAGCAGGCCGTAGCGGCTGTTGGTGTCGCGAAGCCGAACAAGGAGGCGCCAGGCAAAGCCGCGGAACAAGTCACCCCAGCGCAGTCTAACGGAATGGATTTGACAGCCTCAGGGTCCTACATGGATCTCCAGACACAGTCACAGACGAACCAGACGGAGGAGTTGACTCGACAGCAAGCCTGGCAGGCCGCGTGGCAGCGACAGCTCGCTCAGTGGCAGCAGCCATCATCAGCCGTTGCAGAGAGCCAAGAGGATGGAGCAGCTGCAAGGGAGCCTTCGCCTTTCGCGCTTCCTCAGTCGGCGGGGAACCCACCCATGAGCACGAATATACCCAGGAGCCCAATCGGCCAGCAACGTGCGCAGGAGGGTCTCCCCGCCGGCAACGCAGATGGTACTCTGGCAACAACCTCTGCCGGAATCCCCCACATCTTATCGTTCTCCTCTTGCGCCCCCCTGCGAGCATCTCCATCTCCTCAAAGAGCcggctcgccttccttcgcATTCCCGAACCCCGCTGGTGGCAGCTCCCCACCTTGGAGCTCGCCGCTTTCTCCCGCTCCGACAGCGTTATCGCCTTTCGCGACGAATCCAGGAGTcgcccctgcgtcgcctccgtcccCCATCCagtcgccgcagacgaaaTGGACTCCGGCTCAAGCCTCCCCGCCAGCGGAGTCCCAGGAGTCGGCTTCGGGGGGGTGGCCTGAAGCGGCTGAAGCGATCGCAATTTCCATCGCCGAAGAGAACGGCGGCTACCGTCTGAATGACGAGGCTGAGAAGGGCGTCGACGAGACCACCCATTTCGGGCTGTTTCGACGTTCCGCTCGTCCATCGGTTGCGCCACCTCAGCattcgcgctcgcctgcgcctgtgcGGCCTCCACAGAAGAATGGAGCCTATGTCGCGCCACAAAGTGTgcccgccgcgaaggcaggATTACTTTTTTGTTCGTCTTCGGCTGGAGACGCCCAGAAGGGACAGTCTGGTCCGGTTGTTCCCTCCGGTGTCAGCCACTCCAAGAGTGGGCTCGTGATGTTCGCCATGGGAGGACGGCGCGGTGAGAACCAAGTCAGCGGCATGGTGAGCATGCAGCACCGCCCTCGGGTCAATGTGCGTGGGCCTTCGGGACTGGCGGAAGTCCACGCCATTCAGGGTCTCCAGAGACAATTTGCTCCCCCAGCGTTTTCCCGCACGCGGCCACTGAAAAGCCAAGGACATGCTGCAGGGATCCCCGGTGGAGAGCGAATGGCGTCCTCGAATCTttcccgcgtcgcctctgcagcggatGGGCGTGGTGTTTCGCTGCATAACTAG
- a CDS encoding hypothetical protein (encoded by transcript BESB_004200), with translation MELRQREEALLDRTRQLTDLLYLAQRLRTSSSAPSAAAPAEHLSPAALLRSALVEPLRKLRTSRSIDECHRRQAFANSPRSPALTRSAPATPAAVLAGALEGRAPFAKALFADEGLEQRIHVCSSPSSAASSALSASLPRGGAAPTLLSVVGA, from the coding sequence ATGGAGCTCCGGcagcgggaggaggcgctgcttgATCGAACGCGGCAGTTGACCGACCTCCTGTAccttgcgcagcgcctgcggacttcttcgtcggcgccttctgccgcggcgcctgcggagcaCCTCTCCCCAGCCGCGCTTCTGCGGAGCGCACTGGTGGAGCCGCTGCGCAAACTGAGGACTTCGAGGTCCATCGACGAATGCCACAGAAGACAGGCCTTCGCCAATTCGCCCCGCTCCCCCGCCCTCAcgcggtcggcgcccgccaccCCGGCCGCAgtcctcgcgggcgccctcGAGGGGCGCGCGCCGTTCGCCAAGGCACTCTTCGCCGATGAGGGACTAGAGCAACGCATCCACGTTTGTTCATCTCCCAGTTCAGCGGCTTCAAGCGCCCTCTCCGCGAGCCTCCcccgggggggggcggcgcctaCGTTGTTGAGCGTGGTCGGCGCATGA